From a region of the Cololabis saira isolate AMF1-May2022 chromosome 8, fColSai1.1, whole genome shotgun sequence genome:
- the LOC133449216 gene encoding E3 ubiquitin-protein ligase TRIM35-like, with product MASSSGEDLSCPICQDIFKDPVILSCSHSFCWACLQSWWAQQKTRPCPCCKRKSSKSKPPCNLALKNLCEAFLQDEERWAAAGSEYRCSLHGKKLQLFCLDHQEPICVVCWDSRTHSNHRFRSFDEAAQDLRQELQRDLTPFREKLTLFQDVTEECIYTADYLRVQARKTEKQIRQQFLKLHQFLEEEEKARVEALRKEEEQKSRAMKEKVEALTRDMDALSDTIRATERELRDGDVSLLLNHKVVTGRVKQGPVLQDPEPVSGALIDVAKHLGNLTFNIWNKMKDMARYSPVILDPNTADPELVVSDDLLSLKFVGSRQLPSNPERTRFPSIVLGSKGMKSGTYTWAVDVGRNADWELGMLEADGGDTAEHRRWRISLKDGRLKALAGSGSEQDLQAGAPRKIMVLLDFDKGKLWFVDILRKTAIHNFTHTFTGTLFPYMYTRSSDPLEILPCKVTMTIPLGRSGGGTRP from the coding sequence ATGGCCTCCAGCTCGGGGGAAGACCTCTCGTGTCCCATTTGCCAGGACATTTTCAAAGACCCGGTCATCCTGTCGTGCAGCCACAGCTTCTGCTGGGCCTGCCTTCAGTCGTGGTGGGCGCAGCAGAAAACACGACCGTGTCCTTGTTGCAAGAGGAAGTCATCGAAGAGCAAGCCTCCTTGCAACTTGGCGCTAAAGAACCTGTGTGAGGCTTTTCTGCAGGACGAGGAGCGGTGGGCGGCAGCAGGGTCCGAGTACAGGTGCAGCCTGCATGGCAAGAAGCTCCAGCTCTTCTGTCTGGACCACCAGGAGCCGATCTGCGTGGTCTGCTGGGACTCCAGGACTCACAGCAACCACCGGTTCAGATCCTTCGACGAGGCCGCCCAGGACCTCCGCCAGGAGCTGCAGAGAGACCTGACACCCTtccgggagaagctgacgctctTCCAGGATGTGACGGAGGAATGCATCTACACGGCAGACTACCTCCGAGTCCAGGCCCGGAAGACCGAGAAGCAGATCCGGCAGCAGTTTCTGAAGCTTCACCAGTTCctggaagaggaagagaaggcGAGGGTGGAGGCGCtcaggaaggaggaggagcagaagaGTCGGGCGATGAAGGAGAAGGTTGAGGCTCTGACCCGGGACATGGACGCTCTTTCAGACACGATCCGAGCGACGGAGAGGGAGCTGAGAGACGGAGACGTCTCGCTGCTGCTCAACCACAAGGTGGTGACCGGGAGGGTCAAGCAGGGCCCGGTTCTGCAGGACCCGGAGCCGGTTTCAGGGGCTTTAATAGATGTGGCCAAACATCTGGGCAACCTGACCTTCAACATCTGGAATAAGATGAAGGACATGGCGCGCTATAGTCCCGTGATCCTGGATCCAAACACCGCCGACCCAGAGCTCGTCGTGTCGGACGACCTGCTGAGCCTCAAATTCGTGGGGTCGCGACAGCTGCCGAGCAACCCGGAGAGGACCAGGTTCCCCAGCATCGTCCTGGGCTCCAAGGGGATGAAATCAGGGACCTACACTTGGGCTGTGGATGTTGGACGCAACGCTGACTGGGAGCTGGGAATGTTGGAAGCCGACGGTGGTGACACAGCGGAGCACCGGCGGTGGAGGATTTCACTCAAAGACGGTAGACTCAAGGCGTTGGCTGGATCGGGCTCGGAGCAAGACCTGCAGGCGGGGGCGCCCCGGAAAATCATGGTTCTTCTGGACTTCGACAAGGGGAAGCTGTGGTTCGTGGATATTTTAAGAAAGACAGCCATCCACAACTTCACACACACGTTCACGGGCACACTGTTTCCTTACATGTACACCCGGAGCTCAGACCCACTGGAGATCCTGCCATGCAAGGTTACCATGACGATACCATTGGGCAGATCAGGAGGTGGGACCAGACCCTGA